ACATCCAGAGTTGCTTTAGGATTTTCGGTATTAATACCTACTTGGGCAAACGCAATTGATGCCGTACCCATTAAAATCAAACTAATCAATTTTTTCATGTTATTTTTCTTACAAATATAAATTATACAAAAAAAATAAAGTTCATATTGTATTGCATGAAATGTATTAAAGGGTTTGATTTATAGATTGATAATGTGTGTATAAGAAATTATTTTGGAGAGAATATAATTAATAATGTATTATTATAGAGATTTTTATTACAATGGTAAAAAATATAAATGATACAGATTTTGTAATAAACCATACACTGTGTTCAGAACACTTCTTTTTAATTTTGTCATAAATAGATTGGAAATGAAGACTTCAGACAATAATATGTCCCGCAAAGATTTTATCAGAAATTCAGCATTGGCAGTAGCAGGGCTAACTTTAATACCTAATATTATGACAGCATCTCCTTTTTTCGATGAGAAAAATATTTCAGCAAAAGGAAAATTGAGTCTTAAAAATGTTCGTTTAGAAACAGGTTTTGAATATGATGAGGGGGAAGTTTCTGCAACAAAGACAGACCTTTTTTATGTTGAAGTTGAAAACGGAAAGATTTCAAAAATTGTTCCGAACCAACCCAATGCAAAAGCTATAGATGCAAAAGGATTATTGATGCTTCCGGCCTTTAAAGATATGCACATTCATTTGGATAAGACTTTTTATGGGGATAAATGGCAGGCCGTAAGAAAAAGAACTGGTGGCGTAAAGGGAATGATTGAGCTGGAGCAGAAAATGCTTCCCGACATGTTGAAAAATTCAACATTCAAAGCTGAAAAATTGATTGAATTATTGCAATCAAAAGGGACATCTTATGCAAGGAGTCATGTGAATATTGAACCTACTTCAAAACTTCAGTCATTAAAAAATCTACAGAAAGCTTTAGACAATAAAAAGAAAAGCTTTGGAGCCGAATTAGTAGCTTTCCCACAACATGGTGTATTTTATACCGACTCAGTTCCTTATCTGAAGGAGGCTGCGAAAATGGATATAGATTTTATTGGCGGAGTAGATCCCTTTAATGTAGATGGAAATATTGAAAAAGTAATGGATTTTACAGTTCAATTAGCTCTGGATAATAAAAAAGGAATAGATATCCATTTGCATGAAACCGGAGATTCCGGGTTGAAAACAGTAGAGTATCTTATTAAACAAGTGAATGAAAATCCTTCTTTAAAAGGAAAAACTTATCTGAGCCACTGTTTTATACTGGCAAAGCTGGATGAAGCAAAACAAGAAGCTATTGCCGAAAAACTAGCAGAAGCACAAATAGGAATTGTTTCAACCATTCCTTTCGGAAGAATGATTATGCCAATTCCGACTTTATATAAGCATAATGTAACGGTGCTGACAGGAAATGATAGTATTATAGACCATTGGAATACTTTCGGAACCGGAAGTGTCCTTCAGAAAGCCAATTTAATGGCGCAACTGTACGGATATTCAACAGAATTTTTATTATCAAGAAGCTTAAAACTGGCAACAGGAAATATCCTTCCGTTAGATGATAAAGGAACTCAGCAATGGCCTAAAGCAGGCGATAAAGCAGATTTTGTCCTGTTGAATGCAAGCTGTTCTGCTGAAGCAGTATCAAGAATTTCAAATGTGGAATCATTGGTACACCAGGGAAATGTCGTTTTTTAAATAAATATTAATCTAAAATGAAGAAAATATTGGTATTTCTTTTAGCATTCGGAAGTCTGAGTGCCTGTCAGGAGAAATCTGGTGATTTTCCAAACGAAGAGATCATGCAGGAAAAAGACATCATTAATCAGGTAAAGAAAAATAATATTTCTGCCGTAAAATCTGCGCTGGAAAATGGAACAGATGTGAATACCCGAGACCAAAAAGGACGTTCCTTGCTGCTCATTGCAACCATTGAGAAACATGCTGAAATGGCTAAATTATTGGTTTCCTATAAAGCGGATGTCAATCTTCAGGATGATCAGTTAGACAGTTCATTTTTATACGCCGGAGCAAGTGGACAAACGGAATTGGTGAAATTATATTTGGAAAATGGAGCCCGTTTCGATTTGTTCAACCGTTACAATGGAACTGCTTTAATTCCTGCCTGTGAACGCGGACATGTAGAAACTGTGAAAGTTTTGGTGAAAACAAAAGGCTTTCCAATCAATCATGTAAACAAATTAGGATGGACAGCTTTAATGGAAGCGGTAATCCTTGGAAACGGAACTCAAAAATATCAAGAAATTGTACAGATATTGAAGGATAACGGAGCCGATCTTACGATTCCTGATCATGCAGGCAAAACCCCTTTACAACATGCGGAATCATTAGGATTTGATGAAATTGCTTTGATCCTAAAATCATAAAAAATAATATTTACAGATTGTAAAATCAACAGTATTCAATTTTATCGGAGATAAAATCCTTGCGCCTTAAAAACAGCATAACTAGTTAAATCTTCGCGCCGTAGCGATTCAAACATTTACCTTTTAGCATTATTATCTAATTTGTAAAAAGGAATTAAGTTTACAAACTAAAGGTCACATAGATTAGCTACAAATGGATTGTTTAACAGAAGAATATGATTCTTTGCCCTATTTGAGATGATTTAAAGATTTCCAAGACGTATAATTAATAAAATTCAGATATATAATTTAGTTGGTGTTTTAGCCACAAAGGATCCATTTGTTTCTTTTGTGGCTATTTTAATGTTTTCTCTCGTAAATTTTATTAATTTTAAAAGAAATTCAGGTAGGTGAGTTATCATACAGATCATTTTCCCATCTTGGGAATTCAGGAGTTTAGCGAGAACCAGCTTAAAGGCTGTAATTTGCTGTTCAATGAACTCTACGGAGCACGTTCCATTGATGATCCTCATAAACATGACTTTTTTATCATCAATCTTTTTGAGCATGGCGTGGGTTCCCATACCATAGATTTCACAGAATATCAGGTAAAAGATCATCAGATTCATCTTGTTTTTCCCGATCAGGTACATCAATGGGTGATTGAAAAGGAAACAGTAGGCTATCAATTGATGATCAGCAGAGATTGGTTTGAAAGCTTTTTGCCTTCATTAAGGTTTTCAGCTTCTTATTATCAGAATCATCCGGTCATCAACCTTTCTCAGGATGTTTTTAAAACATTTTTATACGAGTTTCAGGCCATTCAAAAAGAATTGAGTGGTGAAAAAGTATTTTGGGAACTGATCCAAAAGAGAAGCGAGCTGATTGGTTTATTGGTGAGTAAAACTGTGGAAGGTGCTTTCAAAGATTTTGAAGTATATCATTCAAATCCGATTATTTCCAAATTTCTGCATCTGATTGATGAGCATTTCAGAACAGAAAGATCAGTGTCTTTTTATGCGGACAAGTTGAATATATCAGCTAATTATCTGAATATTGTCTGTAAAAAGAATCTCAATGCTTCTGCTTCCTCCCTTATTCAGGATCGTATTTTACTGGAAGCGAAGCGTCTTTTGAAAGTCTCGGAAATGTCTGTAAAAGATATTGTATATGATCTTGGGTTCTATGATCATGCCAGTTTTTCGAAATTCTTTAAAATGCAAACGGGAATGACACCTTCTCAATTCAAGGAATAATTTATACAAAACAAGACATAATTGATACACCGGTTTTCGTTTGAAGCTGGTGTAATTTTGTAGGGTTAAAATATTAAATCATGCAATTTCCCTATCAATTAACTGCAAAAGGAAACTATTCCCTTAAAAATGTGCGCCTGGAAACAGGTTTTGAATACGAAAATGAAGAGGTTATCGGAACAAAGACAGGCCTTTTCAGTATAGAAATTGAAGATGGAAAGATTAAATCGGTAAAGACGAACGATCCTTCTTCCAAAGCAATTGATGCTAAAGGATATCTGATGCTTCCTGCTTTCAGGGATATGCATATTCATCTGGATAAAACATGGTATGGCCTTCCTTGGCAGGCACTCTCTTCTAAAAGAAAAACGGTAAAGGATATGATCGCCTATGAACAGGAAATCATTCCTGAGTTGCTAAAAACCTCAGTAGAGAGAGCAGAACAGTTGATCAGCCTTCAACAGCATTACGGAACTCATTTTGCAAGAACCCACTTCAATATTGATCCTACTTCAGGATTAAAATCATTAGAGAATTTAGAACAGGCTCTTCAGAACAAAAAAGATTCCTTTAAAGCAGAATTGGTTGCTTTCCCACAACATGGAGTCTACTATACAGAAACAGCTCCTTTAATGAAAGAAGTTGCAAAACTAAAAAGTGTAGCTTTTATTGGTGGAGTAGATCCGTTAAGTATTGATGGAAGCATCGAAAAAGTAATGGATTTTACAGTTCAGTTAGCACTGGATCATAATAAAGGAATTGATATTCATCTGCATGAAGTAGGAGAATCCGGAATGAAAACCATCAATTATCTTATCGATAAAGCGATTGAAAATCCTGCCCTTCAAGGAAAGACCTTTGTAAGCCATGCATTTGCTTTAGCTCATCTTTCGCCAAAAGAGGCAGAAGAAATCTCAGAAAGACTGGCTGCAGGAAAAGTAGGAATTGCATCTTCTGTACCTTTTAAAAAGACAATCATGCCAATCCCGACAATGAAAAAGCATGGTGTAAACGTTTTGATCGGGAATGATAATGTACAGGATTTCTGGAGTACTTTCGGATCCGGAAGTATGTTACAGAAAGCTAATCTGATTGCAGAACTCTATGGCTATGCCACTGAGTTTGCTCTATCGAGAGCATTACAGTTTGCGACTCAAAGTATTGTTCCTTTGGATGATAAAGGAAAACAACAATGGCCTAAAGCAGGTGATGAGGCCGCAATTGTTTTGGCAGATGCTTCATGTTCAGCAGAAGCCGTTTCCAGAATGTCTAAAATACAAGCCCTGATGCATGACGGGAATCTGTTCTGGAGGAGTTAAATTTTAAGTATATATATTTTTTATACACTTGTTTTTTGTGAATCAGCCATCGGAGATTTTCCGATGGTTGTTTTTATTTATGGATAATATGATGGGAAATTTCAATATTTGCTGGGCTGCATCAATAAGGCTGAGTCTACCTAAACTAATGTTGAATGTTAACCGCCCTTAATATTG
This is a stretch of genomic DNA from Chryseobacterium tructae. It encodes these proteins:
- a CDS encoding amidohydrolase, which encodes MKTSDNNMSRKDFIRNSALAVAGLTLIPNIMTASPFFDEKNISAKGKLSLKNVRLETGFEYDEGEVSATKTDLFYVEVENGKISKIVPNQPNAKAIDAKGLLMLPAFKDMHIHLDKTFYGDKWQAVRKRTGGVKGMIELEQKMLPDMLKNSTFKAEKLIELLQSKGTSYARSHVNIEPTSKLQSLKNLQKALDNKKKSFGAELVAFPQHGVFYTDSVPYLKEAAKMDIDFIGGVDPFNVDGNIEKVMDFTVQLALDNKKGIDIHLHETGDSGLKTVEYLIKQVNENPSLKGKTYLSHCFILAKLDEAKQEAIAEKLAEAQIGIVSTIPFGRMIMPIPTLYKHNVTVLTGNDSIIDHWNTFGTGSVLQKANLMAQLYGYSTEFLLSRSLKLATGNILPLDDKGTQQWPKAGDKADFVLLNASCSAEAVSRISNVESLVHQGNVVF
- a CDS encoding ankyrin repeat domain-containing protein; translation: MKKILVFLLAFGSLSACQEKSGDFPNEEIMQEKDIINQVKKNNISAVKSALENGTDVNTRDQKGRSLLLIATIEKHAEMAKLLVSYKADVNLQDDQLDSSFLYAGASGQTELVKLYLENGARFDLFNRYNGTALIPACERGHVETVKVLVKTKGFPINHVNKLGWTALMEAVILGNGTQKYQEIVQILKDNGADLTIPDHAGKTPLQHAESLGFDEIALILKS
- a CDS encoding helix-turn-helix domain-containing protein, with the translated sequence MSYHTDHFPILGIQEFSENQLKGCNLLFNELYGARSIDDPHKHDFFIINLFEHGVGSHTIDFTEYQVKDHQIHLVFPDQVHQWVIEKETVGYQLMISRDWFESFLPSLRFSASYYQNHPVINLSQDVFKTFLYEFQAIQKELSGEKVFWELIQKRSELIGLLVSKTVEGAFKDFEVYHSNPIISKFLHLIDEHFRTERSVSFYADKLNISANYLNIVCKKNLNASASSLIQDRILLEAKRLLKVSEMSVKDIVYDLGFYDHASFSKFFKMQTGMTPSQFKE
- a CDS encoding amidohydrolase translates to MQFPYQLTAKGNYSLKNVRLETGFEYENEEVIGTKTGLFSIEIEDGKIKSVKTNDPSSKAIDAKGYLMLPAFRDMHIHLDKTWYGLPWQALSSKRKTVKDMIAYEQEIIPELLKTSVERAEQLISLQQHYGTHFARTHFNIDPTSGLKSLENLEQALQNKKDSFKAELVAFPQHGVYYTETAPLMKEVAKLKSVAFIGGVDPLSIDGSIEKVMDFTVQLALDHNKGIDIHLHEVGESGMKTINYLIDKAIENPALQGKTFVSHAFALAHLSPKEAEEISERLAAGKVGIASSVPFKKTIMPIPTMKKHGVNVLIGNDNVQDFWSTFGSGSMLQKANLIAELYGYATEFALSRALQFATQSIVPLDDKGKQQWPKAGDEAAIVLADASCSAEAVSRMSKIQALMHDGNLFWRS